Proteins from one Triticum aestivum cultivar Chinese Spring chromosome 7A, IWGSC CS RefSeq v2.1, whole genome shotgun sequence genomic window:
- the LOC123149789 gene encoding uncharacterized protein, giving the protein MAGTTTTGGGAGGAAQGGRRALGLLASVAKRKDGFVQLLLMSGILMMSLRSLSQKHRVRDLANDAAELSLEQEHISHRMRELQDELDREAGADPSGAFASHLRRIFAAH; this is encoded by the coding sequence ATGGCGGGCACAACCAccaccggcggcggcgcggggggagCGGCGCAGGGGGGCCGCCGGGCGCTGGGGCTGCTGGCGAGCGTGGCGAAGCGGAAGGACGGGTTCGTGCAGCTGCTGCTGATGTCGGGCATCCTCATGATGAGCCTGCGGTCCCTGAGCCAGAAGCACCGCGTCCGCGACCTCGCCAACGACGCCGCCGAGCTCAGCCTCGAGCAGGAGCACATCTCCCACCGCATGCGCGAGCTCCAGGACGAGCTCGACCGCGAGGCCGGCGCCGACCCCTCGGGCGCGTTCGCCTCCCACCTCCGCCGCATCTTCGCCGCCCAC
- the LOC123149790 gene encoding tuliposide A-converting enzyme 1, chloroplastic, which yields MARPLLALLHLSCASTALQVTSSTSQSAPTAGMASSAAADVVETELFPFIRVYKSGRVERLLGTDTVPASLDASTGVASKDVVIDPATGVSVRLYLPPAAAASGGEGKKLPVLVYFHGGGFMVETAASPTYHRYLNALAARAGALAVSVEYRRVPEHPLPAAYDDSWAALAWAVAGSAPGGPEPWLAAHGDASRVFLAGDSAGANIAHNVALRAAAEGLPRPCAAIVGVLLVHPYFWDPTNAMAPALEVRIRNEWRFMCARPDAGVDDPRFCPTCAVAAPRLAALPGKRAMVAVAGDDFLAVKGRAYHAALLASGWRGEAELVDTPGQDHVFHLMRPGTEAAADMLDRVAGFISRA from the coding sequence ATGGCCCGTCCCCTACTTGCTCTGCTGCACTTGTCCTGCGCCAGCACCGCGCTCCAGGTCACCAGCTCGACCTCGCAGAGCGCGCCCACCGCCGGAATGgcttccagcgccgccgccgacgtGGTTGAGACCGAGCTGTTCCCCTTCATCCGCGTGTACAAGAGCGGCCGCGTCGAGCGCCTGCTCGGCACCGACACCGTGCCGGCGTCCTTGGACGCCTCCACGGGCGTGGCGTCCAAGGACGTCGTCATCGACCCGGCCACCGGCGTCTCCGTCCGCCTCTACCTCCCGCCAGCGGCTGCGGCGTCCGGGGGCGAAGGCAAGAAGCTGCCCGTCCTCGTGTACTTCCACGGCGGCGGGTTCATGGTCGAGACGGCGGCCTCCCCGACGTACCACCGCTACCTCaacgcgctcgccgcccgcgcgggCGCGCTCGCGGTGTCCGTGGAGTACCGCCGCGTGCCGGAGCACCCGCTCCCCGCGGCCTACGACGACTCGTGGGCGGCCCTGGCGTGGGCGGTCGCCGGCTCCGCACCGGGAGGCCCCGAGCCGTGGCTCGCGGCGCACGGGGACGCGTCCCGCGTGTTCCTCGCCGGCGACAGTGCGGGCGCCAACATCGCGCACAACGTCGCCCTGCGCGCAGCCGCCGAGGGCCTCCCGCGCCCGTGCGCGGCCATCGTCGGCGTGCTGCTGGTGCACCCCTACTTCTGGGACCCGACCAACGCCATGGCGCCGGCGCTGGAGGTCAGGATCCGCAACGAGTGGCGGTTCATGTGCGCGCGCCCCGACGCCGGGGTCGACGACCCGAGGTTCTGCCCGACGTGCGCCGTGGCGGCGCCGCGGCTCGCGGCGCTGCCGGGCAAGAGGGCGATGGTGGCCGTGGCGGGCGACGACTTCCTGGCGGTGAAGGGGCGGGCGTACCACGCGGCGCTGCTCGCGAGCGGGTGGCGCGGGGAGGCCGAGCTGGTGGACACGCCGGGGCAGGACCACGTGTTCCATCTCATGCGGCCGGGGACGGAGGCGGCCGCAGACATGTTGGACCGCGTCGCGGGGTTCATTTCTCGTGCTTGA